CGACTACGTCCCCGACTGAGACCGCACGGCAGGAGCAGAGCAGTGCCGAAGACAGCCCAGGCCGACCGGGTGGGGCGCGAGGAGATGCTCGCGTTCGTCCGCCCGCGCCACAAGGCCACCCTGGTGACCCGGCGCTCGGACGGGTCGCTGCAGATGTCGCCCGTCACGTGCGGCGTCGACGAGTCCGGCCGCGTCGTGGTCTCGACGTACCCGCAGCGCGCGAAGGCGGTCAACGCCCGCCGCGACCCGCGCGTCAGCCTCGTCGTGCACAGCGACGACTGGGACGGGCCCTACGTGCAGCTCGACGGCACCGCGGAGGTGCTCGACATGCCGGAGGCCGTGGAGCCGCTGGTGGAGTACTTCCGCTGCATCTCGGGCGAGCACCCGGACTGGGACGAGTACCGCGACGCCATGCGCCGGCAGGACAAGTCCCTGGTCCGGGTGACCGTCGAGCGCTGGGGCCCGGTCGCGACCGGCGGTTTCCCGCCCGAGCGGTCCGGCTGACGGGCAGGATGGCGTCCATGCGCGGATCGGTCAGCCTGTTCATGGACGCCCCACCCGAGGTGGTCTGGGACGTCGTCAGCGACATCACCCGGATCGGCGAGTTCAGCCCCGAGACCTTCGAGGCCGAGTGGGTGGAGGGCTCCGACGGACCCACGGTCGGCGCCCGTTTCCGCGGGCACGTGAAGCGCAACGGCGTCGGCCCGGTCTACTGGAGCGCCTGCAAGGTGACCTCCTGCGAGCCCGGCCGGGACTTCGGCTTCGCGGTCTACGGCGGCGGGAAGCGGCTCAACACCTGGCGCTACCAGCTCGAGCCCCGCGACGGGGGGACCGAGGTCACCGAGTCCTTCGAGCTGCCCTCGTCCCTGCCGACCCGCATCTACTGGCTCCTCCTCGGGTGGGCCCGCGGCCGGACCAACGAGAAGGGCATGCGCCAGACACTCGAGCGGGTGCGGGAGGTCGCCGAGCGCGACGCCCACCGGTCCGACTGAGGCACGCGCACCACGTGCTCATATGTCGGCACGACTAGAAAGTCGACCGAGGGGCACAAGTATCACTGCAGCCAACGAGAACCCCCTACGGAAACGCACAGACGCTCTCTGGAACGTCTCGGAAAGGTGACACATGTCGAACCAGGCCCCTCCGCCGCCCCCCGGCGACCAGCCCTACGGCAACCAGCCCCCGGGCAACCAGCCCCCCGGCGGTCAGTACCCGCCTCAGGGTGGCCAGTACCCGCCGCAGGGCGGCCAGTACCCGCCGCAGGGCGGCCAGTACCCGCCCCAGGGTGGTGGCTACCAGGGCGGCTACCAGGAGCAGCCCCGCAAGGGCGGCGCCGGCCTCGCCATCGCCTCGCTCGTCATCGGCATCCTGGCCTTCTTCGGCTCGTTCATCGTGCTCGGCGGCCTGCTGGCGCTGATCGGCCTCGTCCTCGGCTTCGTCGCCGCCGGACGCGCGAAGAAGGGCCGCGCCACGGGTCGCGGCATCGCGATCACCGGCATCATCCTCAACCTGCTGGCGATCGTCATCTCGGTCCTCATCGGCGTGTTCATCGGCAGCATCTTCGACAAGGCGCAGAACTACGCCGAGTGCGTGACCAACGCCGGTGACGACCAGGCTGCCGTCGACCAGTGCGAGCGGGACTTCCGCGACGAGGTCGAGAACCAGACGAACTGACCTCGGCTCCGCAGCGACGTCCACGGCCCGGCCGATCCTCCAGGATCGGCCGGGCCGTGCCGTCGACCGGGGCTTGCTAGCCTCCGGCCCTGTGAGCACCCACGACGCCCCGACGATCCACCTGACCGAGGTGGGGGAGTCCGGCGACCGGGTGGTCCTGCTCCACGGCCTCTTCGGCCAGGGCCGCAACTTCACCCAGATCGCCAAGGCCCTCGTGCCGGACCTGCACTCGGTCCTGGTCGACCTGCCCAACCACGGGCGCTCGGCGTGGACCGAGGAGCTCGGCTACGAGGAGGTGGCGGCCAGGGTCGCCACCGTGCTGGGGGAGAGGTACGCCGACCAGGGGCGCTTCCACCTCGTGGGCCACTCCATGGGCGGCAAGGTCGCGATGGTCCTCGCCCTGCGCCACCCCGAGCTGGTCGAGCGGCTCGTCGTGGTCGACATCGCCCCGGCCGTCAGCGAGGGGGCGGGGGAGTTCGAGCACCTCCTCGACAGCCTGGCCTCGCTCGACCTCACGACCCTGCGACGACGGGGGGAGGCCGACGAGCAGCTGGCCGGGCTCATCGACGACGAACGGGTCCGCGGCTTCCTGCTGCAGAACCTGCGCAGCGCCAGCGGAGACGGCGGCGGGTTCCGCTGGCAGGCCAACCTCGAGCTCCTGCGCCGCGACCTCGAGGTCATCGGCGGCTTCCCCGAGATCGACGCGTCGTTCGACCGCCCGGTGCTGTGGGTGGCCGGTGAGCGGTCGCCGTACATCCGGCCCGAGCACGACGCCGCGATGCGGCGCCTGTTCCCCAAGGTGCGCTCGGTGACGGTGAAGGGCGCCGGGCACTGGGTGCACTCGGAGAAGCCCGAGGCCTTCGTGACGATCCTGCGGGCCTTCCTGCGCGGCTGAGGCTCTGGCACCATCGCGCAGGTGACCGACACCGCCCACGCCGCCGACCAGCACGACCTCATCCGGGTGCAGGGCGCCCGCGCCAACAACCTCAGGGACGTCAGCCTCGAGATCCCCAAGCGCCGGTTGACCGTGTTCACCGGGGTGTCGGGCTCCGGGAAGAGCTCGCTGGTGTTCGGCACGATCGCCGCGGAGTCGCAGCGGCTCATCAACGAGACCTACAGCGCGTTCCTCCAGGGCTTCATGCCCTCGCTGGCGCGGCCCGAGGTCGACCGGCTCGAGGGCCTGACGACCGCGATCATCGTCGACCAGGAGCGGCTCGGCGCCAACCCGCGCTCGACGGTCGGCACCGCGACCGACGCCCACGCCATGCTGCGGATCCTGTTCAGCCGGCTCGGCGACCCCTACGTCGGCCCCCCGACGGCGTTCTCGTTCAACGTGCCCACCCGGCGCGCGTCCGGGGTGATGTCGACCGACAAGGGCGGTCACGTCGAGAAGACCGTCGTGAAGGACGCCGTCTACCTCGGCGGCATGTGCCCGCGCTGCGAGGGGATGGGCAACGTCAGCGACATCGACCTCACGGCGCTGTACGACGACAGCCTCTCGTTGAGCGACGGGGCGCTGAAGGTCCCCGGCTACTCGATGGACGGCTGGTACGGGCGGCTCTTCGAGGGCGTCGGGCTGCCCATGGACAAGCCGATCAGCGCCTTCACGAAGAAGCAGCTCGAGACGATGCTCTACGCGCCGCCGACCAAGATCAAGGTCGAGGGCATCAACCTCACCTTCGACGGGATCATCCCGAAGATGCAGAAGTCGATGCTGTCGAAGGACCCGGAGGCGATGCAGCCGCACGTGCGGCGGTTCGTGGAGCGGGCCGTGACCTTCCAGCCCTGTCCTGAGTGCGGGGGAGCGCGGCTGACCCGCGAGGCGCTGGCGTCGCGGATCGCGGGAGCCAACATCGCCGAGGTGTCGGCGATGCAGATCAGCGACCTGGCCGACTGGGTGCGCGCCCTCGAGGAGCCGTCGGTCGCGCCGCTGCTCGCCGGGCTGCAGCACCTGCTCGACTCCTTCACCGGCATCGGCCTGGGCTACCTGTCGCTGGACCGCCCGGCGGGGACGCTGTCCGGGGGAGAGGCCCAGCGCACCAAGATGATCCGGCACCTCGGCTCGTCGCTGACCGACGTCACCTACGTCTTCGACGAGCCGACCATCGGGCTGCACCCGCACGACATCGAGCGGATGAACGCCCTGCTGCTGCAGCTGAGGGACAAGGGCAACACCGTGCTCGTCGTCGAGCACAAGCCGGAGACGATCGCGATCGCCGACCACGTCGTCGACCTCGGGCCCGGCGCCGGCAGCGGGGGAGGAACGGTCTGCTTCGAGGGCGACGTCGCCGGGCTGCGGTCGAGCGACACCACCACCGGTCGCCACCTCGACGACCGGGCCGCGCTCAAGGACACCGTGCGGGAGCGCTCGGGGGTGATGGAGGTCCGGGGCGCCGCGACCCACAACCTCGTCGGCGTCGACGTCGACGTGCCGCTGGGGGTGCTGTGCGTCGTGACGGGCGTCGCCGGGTCCGGCAAGAGCTCGCTGATCCACGGGTCGGTGGCCGGACGCGACGGCGTCGTGGTCGTCGACCAGGGCGCCATCAAGGGGTCGCGCCGGAGCAACCCGGCGACGTACACGGGGCTGCTGGAGCCGATCCGCAAGGCGTTCGCGAAGGCCAACGGCGTCAAGCCGGCGCTGTTCAGCTCCAACTCCGAGGGCGCCTGCCCGACCTGCAACGGCGCGGGCGTCATCTTCACCGAGCTGGGCGTGATGGCGACCGTCGAGTCGCCCTGCGAGGACTGCGAGGGCCGCCGCTTCCAGGCCGCGGTGCTCGAGCACACCCTGGGTGGGCGCAACATCGCCGAGGTGCTGGCGATGTCGGTGGTCGAGGCCGAGGCGTTCTTCGCCGACGGCGACGCGAAGGTCCCGCCGGCGCACAAGATCCTCGACCGCCTCGTCGACGTCGGGCTGGGCTACCTCAGCCTGGGGCAGCCGCTGACCACGCTGTCCGGAGGGGAGCGGCAGCGGCTGAAGCTGGCGACCCAGATGGCCGAGAAGGGCGAGGTCTACGTGCTCGACGAGCCCACGACGGGACTGCACCTGGCCGACGTCGAGCAGCTGCTCGGCCTGCTGGACCGGCTGGTCGACTCCGGCCGGTCGGTCATCGTCATCGAGCACCACCAGGCCGTCATGGCGCACGGCGACTGGGTCATCGACCTCGGCCCGGGCGCCGGCCACGACGGCGGTCGGGTGGTCTTCGAGGGCACCCCGAGCGAGCTGGTGGCCTCGCGCTCGACGCTCACCGGCGAGCACCTGGCGGCGTACGTCGGGGCCTGAGCGCCGATGCCAGAGGCCCGCAGCGTGGCACCATGAGCCGGTGCGCAGGGTCCTGGCCGTAGTGGTCGGCGTGGTCGTCGTCGGGCTCGTCGCCGTGCTCACCGCTGTCCTGGTCGGTCGGGGCGACGCGTCCCAGGACGTCGCGCGACCCGCCGAGCAACGGCCCCCTCGGGGACTCGTCCTGCGAGGCGACGACGCCGCCACCGCAGTCGAGGGCGAGGACTACGTCGTGCTCCGGCAGGTGCCGGGCCGGATCGGCTACCAGGCCGAGGTGCTGCTGCCGGACGGGGCGCTCGTGCTCCAGGAGCGGTTCCGCACGGGCCCGGACTTCCGGGACCTCCCGGACCTGGTCCGGGTCTGGCGGCCCGGGACGGGTGACAGCATCCGCCTGCCCACCCCCTGGGGGCCGCGGGCGCGACTCCACCTCACGGCCACGGGCACCGACCACGTCTGGGTCTCGTGGAACGAGCGTCGGGGCGGACGTTGGGTGCGCAGCGCCCTGCGGCTCGACCGCCGTACCGGTGACACCACGACGTACGTCGCACCGCGGGTGCCTCGGGCCCGCTCGCCGCACCTCATGGGGGTGATGCGGCCCGGCGGCGACGGCCGCCTCTACTTCATGACGGGGGACCAGCCCTGCGTCCCGTACGACTGCCCACGCGTCGACCGCCGCGAGCTGTGGTCCTTCGAGCCCGGACGCGCCGGCAGCCTGCGACAGGAGGGCGAGGGTGCGACCGAGTTCGCGGTCTCCGACCGGCTCCTGGCCTACGCCGTGTACGACGGCGAGTCGAGCGTCGTGCGCGTCCGCCGGCTCGACGGCGACCGGGTCCACGAAGCGCGTCTGCGTGAGTGCCCGCTCGCCACCGACGACGTGGAGCCGTCCGTCCTGGCCGGCGACGACGTCGTGCTGGCCGGCTGCGGGGTCGTGCTCGACGACCGGGCCCGGGTCCTCGCCCGGCTGGAGCTCACCGACCACGACCTCCGCGGTGTGAGCGACCGGCGCTGGGTCGCCTACGGCCGCACCGTCTACGACGCCGCCTCGGGACGGCTCCTGCGGGTGGCCGACGAGCGCCGGTGGGAGGACCGCGCCGTGCTGATGCAGGGCGACCAGGTGCTGTTCCCGAGCGGCACCACGCCGCCCAGCACGACCCGGGGCACGTGGACGCTGGCCCGGCTTGCGGGCTGAGTCGCCTGAGCCGCCTGAGCCGCCTGAAGTGCCGTGGTCCTGGAGGCGTACGACCTGCAGCAACACCACACATCGGGTCGGACCGCCCCCGCCCGGATCTAGGGTGTGACGCATGGGACTGAGTGTGAGCCAGGACTCCGGGCGGCGTGGCTGCGTGGACTCGATCCGGGGCCTCCTGGCGGCGGTGGAGTCGTTCGACGAGATGGACCTGCTGGGCCCTTCTCGTTGCCCGGGCTGGACCCGGCTCGACGTCGTCGTCCACGTGGTGGCCGGGTGGCACGAGATGCTCGGCGGTCTCGTGTCGGTGGTGGACGCGGCACCCACGGTGGACGCGGCGTCGTACTGGAACGCGTTCCAGGACGCCGCCGCCGACGAGGACCCCGTCCTGGTGCTGATGGCGCAGCGGCGCCGAACGGCGGCCTACGCGCGACCGAGCTCGGCCACCGCTCACCTGCACGACGTCGCCGAGGCGGTGCTGCGTGGCGTCGACGTCCTCAGCGGCAAGCCGTTGCTCTGGCAGGGGCTTGTCTTCGAGCCCGGTGACTTCCTCACCGCGTGGGCGGTCGAGCACGTCGTCCATCAGCTCGATCTGATGTCCGACGTTGCGGCACCGGCGAGCGCTCTCGACCTGGCGAGGGCGACGGTCGAGTCGTTGGCAGGGGAGCCGCTCCCTGCGGACTGGACCGTCGAGGACGCCGTCCTCATCGGCACGGGTCGGCTCCCGGTCCCTGAGGGAAGCGACACCGACGCCGCCCGGTACCCCGTCCTGGGGTGACGCGACGTCAGTCCAGCCGGACGGGTCCGGTGTGGTGCACCGCGGTGGCGATGCGCTCCACCAGGAGCGGCTTCATCGGTGGCAGGTCCGTGAGCGGGAACCAGGCCACCTCGGACGACTCGTCATCGGCCGGGTGTGCGTCGCCCTCGACGTACGAGCACCGGAAGGTGTGGTCGAGGTACTGCGCCCGGTCGCCGTTGACGTGCACCACCGGCTCGCCGACGTTGACCCAGACCAGCTCCTCGAGCGTGCACACGACGCCGGTCTCCTCGGCGACCTCGCGGACGGCGGTGACAGCCGGGTGCTCGCCGGGGTCGACGATGCCGGTGACCGGCGACCAGGTGCCGTTGTCCGAGCGGCGCACCAGCAGCACGTGGTCGTCGCGGAGCACCACGGCGGTGATGCCGGGCAGCCACAGCGGATCGTGGCCGATGCGATCGCGCAGGGCGATGATGAAGTCGGGGACCGGCACGAGGTCACGCTAGCCGAGCAACCATCGTGACGTTATGTCAACGAACCCGGACGACCACCGGCTGGCCGCGTTCCGGACGCAGGACGGCCCGACCCACGGCGACCCGCTGCGGGACGTCGACGGTCCAGGTCACGGCGCCCAGGTCGCCCGGACCGCTCCGGGCGTCTGCGACACCCAGGGCCCAGGTGCGCCCGTCGCTGCGCAACCTCAAGGTGAGGTCGCGCAGCGTCAGCGGCTCAGGTCCGTGGTCGCACCGGCTGCAGCCCCAGGAGATCGTGCACGACCCGGTGTCTTGGCAGCCGTCGACAAATCCGACGCCATCGATCTGCACCGTCGCACCACGGCGCAGCACCAGGTCGTCGGCGTCGGCGACCGTCGGCGCGGCGCAGGACGCGCTCGCCGACCGCTGACCGACGGGCAGGAGCGTGGCGGCGAGCAACGTCACGAGCAGGAACGTCGGAGGCCTCATGGAGGATGGGACGCACCCCGCTCGACCCCGGTTCCACATCACGGCGTTACGCCGATAATGCACATTATGTCAGGTGAAGCCATGTCAGGCTCCCCCCGACCCCTCCTTCCGCCAGAGCTGTGCCAGCCGACGCACGACCGGTGGGGACGCCAGCAGCGGCCTCACCTCGTTCTCGTAGGAGGCGTACGCGCTCGTCTGCAGGAACGCCGTCGCGGCGGCAGCATCGGCGTAGACCTGGAAGGCGAGAACCGCGTCGGAGTCGTCCTCGTCGAGGCAGTAGACGTACGAGACGTGCCCCTGGTTGGACGCGACAGCCTCCGCCATGTGCTTCATCCAGACGCCGACGACGGCGTCACGCTGGCCGGGCACGGTCTGGTGGCTGACGAGAACGGTCACGTGGTCACGATCCATCCGGGGTCTCCTGGAGGTAGGCGGGTCGGGCTCGCGAAGGACGACTTCGCTGAGACGTGTTCTACGCGCCTCCTCCGACATGACGAGCCCCCGGGCTCATCTCAGCCCGCCACGCAGACGACGTCCGCGGGACTCCCCTGGCCCGCTCACCGCTTCGAACACCTGTTCTCCTCGACCGGCGGCGTCCTAGAGTGGCCGGCACCATGACCACGACCAAGGTCGACTTCAGGAAGACACGGGACTCCTACCGGGCCCGGTCGGGCGAGCTGCGGCTGCTCGACGTGCCGGACACGACGTACCTCATGGTCGACGGTCACGGCGACCCGAACACCTCGCCGGCCTTCGTCGAGGCGGTCACGTCGCTCTACCCGGTCGCCTACGCGCTCAAGTTCGCCAGCAGGCGCGACCTCGGGCAGGACTACGTGGTGCCGCCGCTGGAAGGCCTGTGGTGGGCCGACGACATGGACACCTTCACCGTGGCGCGGGACAAGTCCCGGTGGCAGTGGACGCTGATGATCATGGCCCCCGACTGGCTCGACGGGCCCCACGTCGACGCGGCGCTCGCGCAGGCGGGTCGCCGCAAGGACCGCCCACCCCGGCTCGACGACGTACGGCGGGAGGTGCTGTCGGAGGGACGATGCGTGCAGACGCTCCACGTCGGCTCGTTCGACGACGAGGCGGCCGTGTTGGCGCAGATCCACGACGAGTTCGTCCCGGCCCACGGGCTGGAGATGGTCGGGCGGCACCACGAGATCTACCTGAGCGACTTCCGCAGGGTGGCTCCCGAGAAGCGCCGCACCGTCCTGCGGCAGCCGGTCCGTCCTCGAGGTGCATGACAGGATCGTGACGTGCTCAGCGCTCTTGTCCTCGACCTCGACGACACCCTTGTTGACCACACATCGGCAGCGGGCGCGGCTATCGTGTCGTGGGCACAAGAACTCGGCCTGGAGACTCTGAACCCCCAAGCCTGTTGGGCGGAGATCTCCGCATTCCACTACGCGCGCTACCAGCGTAGTGAGCTGACCTTCGCCCAGCAGCGGCGCGAGCGCGTCCGCGGCTTCCTCGGCCGTGAGCTCGACGACCAGGGCGCCGACGCATGCTTCGACGACTACCTCGCACGCTACGAGGCCGCCTGGCGCGCGTACGACGACGTGGTGCCGGCGCTGCGGCGCGCCCGCACGGCCGGTCTGCGCGTGGGCGTGTTGACCAACGGCGACGCCGAGCAGCAGCGCGCCAAGGTCGACCGTCTTGACCTCGCCCCGAGGATCGACGTCCTCGTGGCCTCCTCCGACCTGCCTGCAGGCAAGCCCGATCCGACGGCCTTCCGCCACATCACCGACCTGCTCGGCACCGCACCGGAGGACACCCTCATGGTGGGTGACTCCCTCACCGACGACGTCCTCGGCGCACTGGCCGCCGGTTTGCAGGCCGTGCTCCTCGACAGACACGACCGCCACCGGTCGGTCGACGTACGGCGAATCTCGTCGCTGGACGAGCTCCTGCGCGACCCCCTCGACGGGACGACCGACCTCGATGAGAATCGCCCCATGGCGAGACCCCTGACACCCCCGACGCCCCGGGCGAACTCATGAGCGGTCCGCTGCACCGTCCCTACCCGCCGGAGAGCTACCACGGCACGACCGGTGAGGTGAGCGCCTGGCTCCACCGGCCCAGCGGCGAGCCCGACACCCGCTCCCCCAACGGCGTGACGTGCGAGTACCTCGCGACCGGCGACCAGACCCAGGGCCGGTTCGGTCTCTACCGGTGGACCTTCGGGCCCGGGGAGTCCGGGCCCGACCCGCACTTCCACAAGACGATCTCCGAGCAGTTCTACGTGCTCAGCGGCTCGGTCCGCATCTTCGACGGCCGGGAGTGGGTGGAGGCGCGCCCGGGCGACTTCGTCTACGTGCCCGAGGGCG
This DNA window, taken from Nocardioides sp. HDW12B, encodes the following:
- a CDS encoding PPOX class F420-dependent oxidoreductase, translated to MPKTAQADRVGREEMLAFVRPRHKATLVTRRSDGSLQMSPVTCGVDESGRVVVSTYPQRAKAVNARRDPRVSLVVHSDDWDGPYVQLDGTAEVLDMPEAVEPLVEYFRCISGEHPDWDEYRDAMRRQDKSLVRVTVERWGPVATGGFPPERSG
- a CDS encoding SRPBCC family protein, with the translated sequence MRGSVSLFMDAPPEVVWDVVSDITRIGEFSPETFEAEWVEGSDGPTVGARFRGHVKRNGVGPVYWSACKVTSCEPGRDFGFAVYGGGKRLNTWRYQLEPRDGGTEVTESFELPSSLPTRIYWLLLGWARGRTNEKGMRQTLERVREVAERDAHRSD
- a CDS encoding DUF4190 domain-containing protein, with protein sequence MSNQAPPPPPGDQPYGNQPPGNQPPGGQYPPQGGQYPPQGGQYPPQGGQYPPQGGGYQGGYQEQPRKGGAGLAIASLVIGILAFFGSFIVLGGLLALIGLVLGFVAAGRAKKGRATGRGIAITGIILNLLAIVISVLIGVFIGSIFDKAQNYAECVTNAGDDQAAVDQCERDFRDEVENQTN
- a CDS encoding alpha/beta fold hydrolase, which gives rise to MSTHDAPTIHLTEVGESGDRVVLLHGLFGQGRNFTQIAKALVPDLHSVLVDLPNHGRSAWTEELGYEEVAARVATVLGERYADQGRFHLVGHSMGGKVAMVLALRHPELVERLVVVDIAPAVSEGAGEFEHLLDSLASLDLTTLRRRGEADEQLAGLIDDERVRGFLLQNLRSASGDGGGFRWQANLELLRRDLEVIGGFPEIDASFDRPVLWVAGERSPYIRPEHDAAMRRLFPKVRSVTVKGAGHWVHSEKPEAFVTILRAFLRG
- a CDS encoding excinuclease ABC subunit UvrA, with amino-acid sequence MTDTAHAADQHDLIRVQGARANNLRDVSLEIPKRRLTVFTGVSGSGKSSLVFGTIAAESQRLINETYSAFLQGFMPSLARPEVDRLEGLTTAIIVDQERLGANPRSTVGTATDAHAMLRILFSRLGDPYVGPPTAFSFNVPTRRASGVMSTDKGGHVEKTVVKDAVYLGGMCPRCEGMGNVSDIDLTALYDDSLSLSDGALKVPGYSMDGWYGRLFEGVGLPMDKPISAFTKKQLETMLYAPPTKIKVEGINLTFDGIIPKMQKSMLSKDPEAMQPHVRRFVERAVTFQPCPECGGARLTREALASRIAGANIAEVSAMQISDLADWVRALEEPSVAPLLAGLQHLLDSFTGIGLGYLSLDRPAGTLSGGEAQRTKMIRHLGSSLTDVTYVFDEPTIGLHPHDIERMNALLLQLRDKGNTVLVVEHKPETIAIADHVVDLGPGAGSGGGTVCFEGDVAGLRSSDTTTGRHLDDRAALKDTVRERSGVMEVRGAATHNLVGVDVDVPLGVLCVVTGVAGSGKSSLIHGSVAGRDGVVVVDQGAIKGSRRSNPATYTGLLEPIRKAFAKANGVKPALFSSNSEGACPTCNGAGVIFTELGVMATVESPCEDCEGRRFQAAVLEHTLGGRNIAEVLAMSVVEAEAFFADGDAKVPPAHKILDRLVDVGLGYLSLGQPLTTLSGGERQRLKLATQMAEKGEVYVLDEPTTGLHLADVEQLLGLLDRLVDSGRSVIVIEHHQAVMAHGDWVIDLGPGAGHDGGRVVFEGTPSELVASRSTLTGEHLAAYVGA
- a CDS encoding maleylpyruvate isomerase N-terminal domain-containing protein, encoding MGLSVSQDSGRRGCVDSIRGLLAAVESFDEMDLLGPSRCPGWTRLDVVVHVVAGWHEMLGGLVSVVDAAPTVDAASYWNAFQDAAADEDPVLVLMAQRRRTAAYARPSSATAHLHDVAEAVLRGVDVLSGKPLLWQGLVFEPGDFLTAWAVEHVVHQLDLMSDVAAPASALDLARATVESLAGEPLPADWTVEDAVLIGTGRLPVPEGSDTDAARYPVLG
- a CDS encoding NUDIX domain-containing protein — encoded protein: MPVPDFIIALRDRIGHDPLWLPGITAVVLRDDHVLLVRRSDNGTWSPVTGIVDPGEHPAVTAVREVAEETGVVCTLEELVWVNVGEPVVHVNGDRAQYLDHTFRCSYVEGDAHPADDESSEVAWFPLTDLPPMKPLLVERIATAVHHTGPVRLD
- a CDS encoding antibiotic biosynthesis monooxygenase, with product MDRDHVTVLVSHQTVPGQRDAVVGVWMKHMAEAVASNQGHVSYVYCLDEDDSDAVLAFQVYADAAAATAFLQTSAYASYENEVRPLLASPPVVRRLAQLWRKEGSGGA
- a CDS encoding GyrI-like domain-containing protein is translated as MTTTKVDFRKTRDSYRARSGELRLLDVPDTTYLMVDGHGDPNTSPAFVEAVTSLYPVAYALKFASRRDLGQDYVVPPLEGLWWADDMDTFTVARDKSRWQWTLMIMAPDWLDGPHVDAALAQAGRRKDRPPRLDDVRREVLSEGRCVQTLHVGSFDDEAAVLAQIHDEFVPAHGLEMVGRHHEIYLSDFRRVAPEKRRTVLRQPVRPRGA
- a CDS encoding HAD family hydrolase, with the protein product MLSALVLDLDDTLVDHTSAAGAAIVSWAQELGLETLNPQACWAEISAFHYARYQRSELTFAQQRRERVRGFLGRELDDQGADACFDDYLARYEAAWRAYDDVVPALRRARTAGLRVGVLTNGDAEQQRAKVDRLDLAPRIDVLVASSDLPAGKPDPTAFRHITDLLGTAPEDTLMVGDSLTDDVLGALAAGLQAVLLDRHDRHRSVDVRRISSLDELLRDPLDGTTDLDENRPMARPLTPPTPRANS
- a CDS encoding cupin domain-containing protein, encoding MSGPLHRPYPPESYHGTTGEVSAWLHRPSGEPDTRSPNGVTCEYLATGDQTQGRFGLYRWTFGPGESGPDPHFHKTISEQFYVLSGSVRIFDGREWVEARPGDFVYVPEGGVHGFRGADHAQMLLLFAPGGPREDYFETLARGETMSPEERAEFMVRHDTWWVDSP